A single region of the Selenomonas sp. oral taxon 920 genome encodes:
- a CDS encoding tartrate dehydrogenase: MKHLNIAVIAGDGIGPEVIAEGKKVFAGIAKMDGNFSVDFEDFPWGCEYYLKTGVMMPEDGLARLQSFDAVYLGAVGYPGVPDHVSLGDLLLRIRRGFDEYINLRPVRLLKGAPCPLADVSTEEINMIVVRENSEGEYANVGAHLYPGTEREVAFQTGVFSRHGCERVIRYAYELARRERRSLTSISKGNALRYSMVFWDEIFAEIGREYPDVETHTLLVDAASMFFVKDPKRFEIVVTSNLFGDILTDLGAAIAGGMGLAAGANLNPERKYPSMFEPIHGSAPDIAGQEIANPLASIWSVSQMLAFLGEEVWAERLLAAIEILLVERRTLTPDLGGSAKTSEIGAAVLEILER, translated from the coding sequence ATGAAACATCTTAATATCGCCGTGATTGCAGGAGACGGCATTGGTCCCGAGGTCATTGCCGAAGGGAAAAAAGTATTTGCGGGAATTGCGAAGATGGACGGCAATTTTTCGGTTGATTTTGAGGACTTCCCTTGGGGGTGCGAATACTACCTGAAGACGGGGGTAATGATGCCGGAGGATGGGTTGGCTCGCCTTCAGTCCTTTGATGCTGTCTATCTCGGAGCCGTAGGCTATCCGGGCGTACCGGATCACGTTTCTTTGGGCGATCTTTTGCTTCGGATCCGGCGCGGCTTCGATGAGTACATCAACTTGCGTCCCGTACGCCTGTTGAAGGGGGCACCGTGTCCCCTTGCCGACGTATCAACAGAAGAGATCAATATGATTGTCGTACGTGAGAACAGCGAGGGAGAGTACGCAAACGTCGGGGCACATCTCTATCCTGGGACGGAGCGCGAGGTAGCCTTTCAGACCGGAGTGTTCTCGAGGCATGGCTGTGAGCGCGTTATCCGATATGCCTATGAACTCGCCCGCCGTGAAAGGCGTTCGCTTACCTCAATTTCCAAGGGAAATGCGCTGCGGTACTCGATGGTTTTCTGGGATGAAATCTTCGCGGAGATTGGCAGGGAATATCCCGATGTGGAGACACATACTCTGCTCGTCGATGCGGCAAGCATGTTCTTTGTCAAAGATCCTAAGCGCTTCGAAATCGTTGTGACGAGCAATCTGTTCGGTGATATACTGACCGATCTCGGTGCTGCGATTGCAGGTGGTATGGGGCTTGCAGCAGGTGCAAATCTCAATCCAGAGCGTAAGTACCCGTCGATGTTCGAGCCGATTCATGGGAGTGCACCAGATATTGCGGGACAGGAGATTGCCAATCCTCTGGCATCTATCTGGTCGGTCAGTCAGATGCTCGCCTTCCTCGGGGAAGAGGTATGGGCAGAGCGGCTTTTAGCTGCGATTGAGATTCTGCTTGTGGAACGAAGGACGTTGACACCGGATCTTGGCGGAAGTGCCAAGACCTCGGAGATCGGTGCCGCCGTACTTGAGATTTTGGAACGCTGA
- the galU gene encoding UTP--glucose-1-phosphate uridylyltransferase GalU, with protein MKELQRIRKAVIPAAGYGTRFLPATKATPKEMLPIVDKPTIQYIVEEALTSGIEDILIISGHGKRAIEDHFDSAPALEHELERKGKSDLLDLVRETTDVNVHYVRQKYMRGLGDAILCARSFVGEEPFAVLLGDDVVYHPERSALRQLIDIYEETGGSVLGCQVVADEQVSSYGIVAGETLANPRLMRVSDMVEKPSLEEAPSRMAVLGRYIIRPEIFSILGETKPGKGGEIQLTDALKVLAQREAVYAYDFKGKRYDLGDKLGFLQATVEFALRRADLGADFQAYLRDLVKSM; from the coding sequence ATGAAAGAGCTACAACGCATACGCAAGGCGGTCATTCCTGCGGCAGGCTATGGGACACGCTTTCTTCCTGCTACGAAGGCAACGCCGAAGGAGATGCTGCCCATTGTGGATAAGCCGACCATCCAGTATATTGTAGAGGAGGCTCTTACAAGCGGCATTGAGGACATTCTGATCATCAGTGGTCATGGCAAGCGTGCCATAGAGGATCACTTTGATTCGGCTCCTGCGCTTGAGCATGAACTCGAGCGGAAGGGGAAGTCAGACCTTCTTGATCTCGTACGTGAGACGACGGATGTGAATGTGCACTATGTTCGGCAGAAATATATGCGTGGGTTGGGGGATGCCATCCTATGTGCGCGCAGTTTTGTCGGGGAGGAGCCATTTGCTGTTCTTCTTGGCGATGATGTTGTCTATCATCCGGAGCGTTCAGCACTGCGTCAGTTGATTGATATTTATGAAGAAACGGGCGGATCTGTTCTTGGCTGTCAGGTGGTTGCGGACGAACAGGTATCCTCATACGGCATCGTTGCAGGAGAAACACTTGCGAATCCTCGCCTTATGCGTGTCTCTGATATGGTGGAAAAGCCATCGCTGGAAGAGGCGCCGAGCCGCATGGCCGTACTCGGGCGCTATATTATTCGTCCGGAGATCTTTTCCATTCTTGGTGAGACGAAGCCGGGAAAGGGTGGTGAGATTCAGCTTACAGATGCACTCAAGGTACTGGCACAGCGGGAAGCTGTATATGCCTATGACTTCAAGGGGAAGCGGTACGATCTCGGGGACAAGCTTGGATTTTTGCAGGCGACGGTGGAGTTTGCTCTGCGCCGCGCAGATCTCGGTGCTGACTTTCAGGCGTATCTGAGAGATCTTGTAAAGAGCATGTGA